A region of Chelonoidis abingdonii isolate Lonesome George chromosome 8, CheloAbing_2.0, whole genome shotgun sequence DNA encodes the following proteins:
- the C8H3orf80 gene encoding putative membrane protein C3orf80 homolog, with product MLQCLSEGLLVLGAALLWQPCQGTWSCGELTCGERESCCDYGNITYTEIKCCKLPFHTFLDNVGWFVRKLSGLLILLVLFAIGYFLQRIICPSPRRYNRPQRQDSPGSLLNVTAATSQDSLLDSSSSSSSRYPGEQEPPLLPVGSPIFLQLPSYEEVKYLPTYEESMRLQQQSPKEIVLPVSSLATAASREPERAGGRAPCS from the coding sequence atgTTGCAGTGTCTCTCCGAggggctgctggtgctgggggctgcTCTGCTCTGGCAGCCCTGCCAGGGCACCTGGAGCTGCGGGGAGCTGACCTGCGGCGAGCGGGAGAGCTGCTGTGACTATGGCAATATCACCTACACGGAGATCAAGTGCTGCAAGCTGCCTTTTCACACCTTCCTGGACAACGTCGGCTGGTTCGTGCGCAAACTCTCGGGGCTGCTCATCCTGCTGGTGCTCTTCGCCATCGGCTACTTTCTGCAGCGCatcatctgccccagcccccgcCGGTACAACCGGCCGCAGCGCCAGGACTCCCCCGGCTCCCTGCTCAACGTGACGGCGGCCACCTCGCAGGACTCCCTgctggacagcagcagcagcagcagcagccgctaCCCGGGCGAGCAGGAGCCGCCGCTGCTGCCGGTGGGCTCCCCGATcttcctgcagctgcccagctacGAAGAGGTGAAGTATTTGCCCACCTACGAGGAGTCCATgcggctgcagcagcagagccccaaAGAGATCGTCCTGCCCGTGTCCAGCCTGGCCACGGCCGCAAGCAGAGAGCCGGAGAGGGCGGGAGGCAGAGCGCCCTGCAgctga